The genomic region acttgTACACAATTGTTTCGAGTAAACCAACAAAATGGCGGCTTTCGCTAATTCTACACGTTTACGTTCAAACAGGAACATACGGTCGTTGGCAAATAAGTATCCAGTTTCAGACGTTCAAATTAAAACAATGACCACCAGTGTAAATAAAATGATGAGGAGAAACTGGAAGCTGTagtatttgtatcattttttttttttttcgttatgtattgtgtgtgtgtgtgttttttgtgttttgtggtttgtgtgtgtgtgttttgtttgtgtgtgtgtgtgtgtgttgtgtgttgtgtgtgtgtgtgtgtgtgttttgcatgtatgtatatatgtatgtaggatgtAAGCATGAATGACTGTACATATATAACAGTTACAAGTTCATCTAGCTTGATGTATGACTCCCTAAGGACGCACGAATATAACAGGCGACTTCGCTCCGGGGCGCCGCACTACTCGTACGTGGATGTCGACGTTGAACCCCGAACCGTCGTCGAAGTATCGCACGATCTGGAGGCGGGCCGTCGGGAGCAGCACGCGGAAACTTCCCCTCGCACctgaaggggaaggtggggaggaggttgTTCGAGTCGTgtgttaaagatagatagattctctctctctctaagtctctctctctctctaaatctctctctccaagtctctctctctctctagatttctctctctctaagtctttttctctttctctctcctctctctctctctccgatctctctctctcttcttctctctctctctcctcccccttccatctctctctctctctcctcttctgtatatataatatatatatatattttatatatatatatatatatatatatatatatatatatatatatatcctgcacacaccatacacatattttatagtatgtatatatcaacacacacatagcgtatatagtatatcgatatatatgtggggtgtgaaCTGTTTCTTGCATTTCCCACGAGCTTTCCAGCTTTACTATCCCCCCTTCGCTGCCTCCAACAGCatctaaaatacaaaaagaagCCTCTCTGACTCACAACATTGCCGCGGATTCCTCCTTCTGCGAGAACTGGTTACCGGAGTCGGGGTCGTCGACGCCCCAGCCGAAGTCGTAGGGCATCCCCGCCATCATGGCTGGCGCGGCGGTCGTCGGGGCGGGCTGCGTCATAGAAAGCGGAGATTCGTGGAGTTTGAGGGGAGACTAGTCTAAGTGtgatttttaataaatgtttataaagaatggggtatattttttttatgtagtatgtggGTTGAATAAGAAGTAAGAATTGGAGGGGAAAGCAAAGCGTCatataagaaataaacaaatacgtacgcacccacgcacagacacacacatacacacacatacacgcacacaaatacacacacacacacacacacacacacacatacacacaccacacaacacacacaccacacaccaccacacaaaacacacacacacacacacacaaatataaaattatatatattataatatatagagatattttatgtgtgtgtgtgtgtgtgtgtgtgtgtgtgtgtgtgtgtgtgtgggtgtgtgtgtatacaatatatatatatatatatattatatatatatatgcatatatatatatatatatatatatatatatgtttataaatatatacacacacacacacacacacacaccacacacacacacatataatatatatatatatatatatatatatatatatataaaatataaaatataataaaaatatatatcacacacacactcacacacactcaccacacacacacacacatgtgtgtgtggggtgtggtaaaGTACTATGTACGTTTTATGCTTGTGTGGCttgtacaccacacacatgaaaacagaatatattcatacatacgagTATGTGAATATGAATAAACCCAATTGCCTGGTTTGTTTATACATATCATCACATACATGCACCTGCTTCCATAGACACACAACCTTTCGTAACtacatatgttcatacacacgcacacacactggcatacacacacttacatacacacacatacacactttcacacacacacacacacacacacacacacacacaaacacacactacacacacacacacatatatatatatatatatataaaatatatatattataatatatatatattttatatccgcCTCTGCCCCTTGACTCACCGTCTTCACAGGCCGGGGATCCGATGCCTGGGGCGTCTCGTACAGgccgctggggggagggggaggaggaggaggagggggaggaggcggggctgGCGCTGCCGTGGAGGGCGTCTCGTACAGGCCTGAAGGCTCAGCCGGAACCTGAGTCAATAATCAAACTTATGATTATATGAggattatgattatatacatatttaagcctgtacaaatatacatacatatatttatgtttatatatatattttatatatatattatatatatatacacatatatatacatatatatatatatatatacatatatatacatatatatatatatatatatatgattgtgtgtgtgtgtgtgtgtgtgtgtgtgtgtgtgtgtgtgtgtgtgtgtgtgtgtgtgtgtgcgcgtgcgtgtgtgtgtgtgtatacatacatatatttgtatatatatgcatgtatgtatatatgttttgtatgactacaaaatgtatttatatatattatgtatgtatgtatatatatataaaatatataatattatatatatatatatatatatatatatgtgtgtgtgtgtgtgtgtggtgtgtgtgtgtgtgtgtgtgtgtgtgtgtgtgtgtgtgtgtgtatgtgtgtttgtgtgtgtgtggtgtgtgtaaatatatatgtaacacacacacacatacacacacacaccccacacacacacacacacaaacacacaaacaaacaaccaaaacacacacacacacacacacacatatatacatatatatatattatatatattttatatatatatatatatatatatattttagtatattatgtataatacaaatcAAATCAAGGAATCAGGACATAACACTTCCCCAGGAAAAAGCGCTATAAACGAGGAAAAGTCATGTACTGGAGGTTTAAGTTAATCTtgcaatatgtttatatgttcttcgtttatcattttcattgggAAATTTCTTAAATTCCTGTGTCTGATTTAGAGCATTTTCGAAGCATTGATAAATTGCACATACTATAGATATACTAGGAAAAGGTTTCAATTCCATGCACATATTGCACTATAAGTAAATTCAgacaaaacaagtaaataaataaaatctgtaCAGAACTTCGTTTAAATCTGAAATGCACAATAAAACAACATCAGCAGAACACTTTCACCCAGCGAGTGTGACTCACAGAATCAAACCCGACCTTCAAACCCCTGACCTCAGCTACCTTCCTGGGGGGCGTCTCGCATATGCCCCTACAAGCCCGCTCGTGGGCAAACCCAGGCGCCGGGCATTTCTGACGACTTGCAGGGTGCCCGGGCCTTTGGAATCTTATCGTGGGACGGGCTGAAGATCAAGGGCTCATTCGATCAAGGCGATTCATTGGATGGACGTTTGAGTGCTGACCTAAAGATAGCTGTGGCTTCGTGTGAGAGCGTGTTAGTTCGTCTCGTGTGTATATCGGTATGTAAGATTTGCTTTGGAAGATTATATGGtgtgaaattttaaagaaatgattGGGGGGAAAAGTAAATGAATAGTTATGGGTTATGAATGGCATGGTAGGCGTAGAGCGCAGGCGGATGCGCCCTTGGGCGGATTGTGTGGGACTCGGGCGTGTCGAGCGTTTACAAAAGAGTGTAACAACGGGCGAGCGCTGTTTTGGGTGCTGGTTTAGTCTCGTGGGCGTCCCGCGTGGGCGGAGGTATGAGGATGTCGCCATTAAGCTCACTCGTAGGCGTGGGTTACTCCTCGACCCCCTGCTTGAGATAAAGTCCCATAAAAAGTACTTACTCATGCTTATCCGTTCAAAGTCCCTGACGAAatcctcctccttacctcatACAGGTTCGCTGGCTGCTGTGGAGGTTCGTAGTTGTAGCCGCTCTGCTGAGGAGGCTGGAGGTTGTAGCCCTGCGCCCTGGCTGCAACCTGGTCCAACTTCGCCGGCAGGGTCACGGCCAGCCCCACGCACGCCAGGGTCAACGCCAGCTGAAGGGGTAGGCAGGAGTGAGGAGGCGCCCGACTGACGATCATCGCGTTCAGAAAGATAGCCTTATAAGGCTTTTAAGGAAATCCCGATCATGTCCCTTATAATCAGGACTCTCACAGGAGAAATTACTACTGCAAATTATTAGTGGGACTACTACGGCTACTACTAGAAATTACTGGAATTATTCAATATCGATCACTATGccttatactatactaataactgtGCAAAATCAATACGTTTCGTgtccatgtatataaatacatgtacatatatatccatacatgcatatattatatatatataaaatatatatatatatataatatatatatatatatatatatatatatatataaacataattgtatatatatatatatatatatatatatatataatatatatataatatattatatatagagagagagagagagagagagagagaaaagagagagagagagagagaaagagagagataaatacacacacacacacacacacacacacatatatatataaatatatatatatatatatacatataaaaaaaaaaagtatataatatatatatatatatatatatatatatatatatatgtgtgtgtgtgtgttagtgtgtgtgtgtgtgtgtgtgtgagtgtgtgtgtgtgtgtgtgtgtgtgtgtgtgtgtgtgtgtgtatgtgagcgtgtgtgtgtgtgtgtttatatatgtatatatatacacacatataacgaTAAACGCagagagagtgtatatgtatatgaatatatatgactatatgagATTTATGATTGTAcaaatatccatacatacatatatatttacaaatatatacatatgtaaaaatatatatatatatatatatataatatatattatatatacattaaaatgtatatatatatatataatattttatatatatatatatatatacatatatatatataattttatataatatatatatatctattaatatatatataatatatattatattatattatatatatatatattttataatgtattatataaaaattttttatttattaatttttattcttatatttaaaaattttacttgttatataatattatatattatatatatctatatctatcatatatcttccAACTGTAAAAATTATCtactaatttttattaatatataaaaataaaatattctatataaatataggcctagtatatataaaagtaaaaattttatgtatgtaaagggTTTTTGTACAATCATAAAACTcttgtctatattttttatactatacacTCTCTCTGCGTTTTtcggttttattgtgtatatatatcatatataaacacacaccacaca from Penaeus monodon isolate SGIC_2016 unplaced genomic scaffold, NSTDA_Pmon_1 PmonScaffold_9949, whole genome shotgun sequence harbors:
- the LOC119572167 gene encoding formin-like protein 16, whose product is MIVSRAPPHSCLPLQLALTLACVGLAVTLPAKLDQVAARAQGYNLQPPQQSGYNYEPPQQPANLYEVPAEPSGLYETPSTAAPAPPPPPPPPPPPPPSGLYETPQASDPRPVKTPAPTTAAPAMMAGMPYDFGWGVDDPDSGNQFSQKEESAAML